The Candidatus Binatia bacterium DNA segment TCGGCGCGCTCCCGCGGTAGACGTAGGTCGTGCTGCAGTAGGGGCAGCGGATCTCGCCGGCATGGGCGATGTCGAGGAAGACGCGCGGGTGGTAGCACCAG contains these protein-coding regions:
- a CDS encoding zinc-finger domain-containing protein translates to WCYHPRVFLDIAHAGEIRCPYCSTTYVYRGSAPKGH